From Medicago truncatula cultivar Jemalong A17 chromosome 7, MtrunA17r5.0-ANR, whole genome shotgun sequence, a single genomic window includes:
- the LOC25499307 gene encoding diaminopimelate epimerase, chloroplastic: protein MAITATISVSITTPTRRSLSSINSILPSSRSISATPQPTFKYPNSRLVALASSMKTETPIKTTTSTSFLHHKESGFLHFAKYHGLGNDFVLIDNRDSSEPKISSEKAVQLCDRNFGVGADGVIFVLPGIDGTDYTMRIFNSDGSEPEMCGNGVRCFAKFVSQLESLHGRHSFTIHTGAGKIVPEVLGDGNVRVDMGEPVLKASDVPTKLSPNKDHAVVKSEIDVDGSIWNVTCVSMGNPHCVTFSNKGSQNLLVDELKLAEIGPKFEHHEVFPARTNTEFVQVLSNSHLKMRVWERGAGATLACGTGACAVVVAAVLEGRAGRDCTVDLPGGPLQIEWKDEDNHVYMTGSAELVYYGSLPL from the exons ATGGCCATAACCGCCACCATTTCAGTCTCTATTACAACACCCACTCGCCGCTCTCTTTCCTCCATCAATTCCATTCTCCCTTCTTCCCGATCCATTTCTGCCACACCACAACCCACTTTCAAATACCCCAATTCCCGCCTCGTTGCACTTGCTTCCTCCATGAAAACTGAAACTCCCATTAAAACAACAACCTCCACTTCATTCCTTCACCATAAGGAATCTGGTTTTCTCCATTTCGCTAAGTATCACGGTCTCGGAAACGACTTCGTTTTG ATTGATAATAGAGACTCTTCTGAGCCAAAGATTAGTTCAGAGAAAGCTGTACAACTATGTGATCGTAACTTTGGTGTTGGTGCTGATGGAGTTATCTTTGTATTGCCTGGTATCGATGGTACTGATTATACAATGAGGATTTTCAACTCTGATGGTAGTGAGCCTGAG ATGTGTGGCAATGGAGTGCGATGCTTTGCCAAATTTGTTTCTCAGCTTGAGAGTTTACATGGGAGGCACAG TTTCACCATACACACTGGTGCTGGGAAGATTGTTCCTGAAGTCTTGGGGGATGGAAAT GTCAGAGTTGATATGGGGGAACCGGTTCTTAAAGCATCAGATGTGCCTACTAAATTATCTCCAAATAAGGATCATGCTGTTGTTAAATCAGAGATAGATGTTGATGGAAGTATCTGGAATGTGACTTGTGTTAGCATGGGAAATCCACACTGTGTAACCTTCAGCAATAAAGGAAGTCAG AATTTGCTTGTTGATGAATTGAAGCTAGCAGAAATTGGCCCAAAATTTGAACATCACGAGGTGTTCCCTGCACGAACTAACACAG AGTTTGTGCAAGTTCTTTCTAATTCTCACCTGAAGATGCGTGTTTGGGAGCGTGGTGCAG GAGCAACTCTTGCCTGTGGAACTGGAGCTTGTGCTGTAGTTGTTGCAGCAGTTCTTGAGGGTCGTGCTGGGCGA GACTGCACGGTTGATCTACCTGGAGGGCCTCTTCAGATTGAATGGAAGGATGAAGATAATCATGTCTATATGACAGGTTCTGCAGAACTAGTGTATTATGGCTCTTTGCCCCTTTGA